In Saccharomyces eubayanus strain FM1318 chromosome XIV, whole genome shotgun sequence, the sequence NNNNNNNNNNNNNNNNNNNNNNNNNNNNNNNNNNNNNNNNNNNNNNNNNNNNNNNNNNNNNNNNNNNNNNNNNNNNNNNNNNNNNNNNNNNNNNNNNNNNNNNNNNNNNNNNNNNNNNNNNNNNNNNNNNNNNNNNNNNNNNNNNNNNNNNNNNNNNNNNNNNNNNNNNNNNNNNNNNNNNNNNNNNNNNNNNNNNNNNNNNNNNNNNNNNNNNNNNNNNNNNNNNNNNNNNNNNNNNNNNNNNNNNNNNNNNNNNNNNNNNNNNNNNNNNNNNNNNNNNNNNNNNNNNNNNNNNNNNNNNNNNNNNNNNNNNNNNNNNNNNNNNNNNNNNNNNNNNNNNNNNNNNNNNNNNNNNNNNNNNNNNNNNNNNNNNNNNNNNNNNNNNNGAGCAATTCTCGGGATCGGTAATATCACAGCCAAATGAATCTGCATTCTCTGGATCAACAACTTTCAAATTTGCCCATGTCGCACCATTATCAACGGAtattttggcttttttattacttCTCTGTTCCTTGCCTTTTCCATCGTGATCGCTAAATGAAGGGGAAAACGATCCAATCATTGTTCCCTTTAAGAAATCAGGTTGGGCAAGATTAGTATGTCCAAACTGTTCATTATTGGTCCATTCAAAGGGAGTGAACTTTAAACCCTGAGAATCGGAGattaaaatttttgacGTGATGGATTTGTcgtcttctttatcattcGTTTCTCTAGATATAGGTACGATGATTCTTCCGATAGAGTCTTCATATATCTGTCCTTGGACTGTGTGTCTTAGTTGGGTAGGCAGATGAGCCAGTTGGAAAGTTGACAGATCATTAGATATCCAAATATCCATAGAGGACATCTTATTGTATCTATCACCTTGGGTTAAGATGACGACGTGAGACTTCAACACATCGTATGAACCAACGGCTTTATCTTTAAATTGATCGAATTCTTTGACCGATTTACCCCAATCAGTAGTTAAAAACAGTTGCGACTCGGTAATAGTAATTCCGTAATCACCGTACTCACCTTCAGGGAAACCAGAATTTCGGTAAAGACAAATTATTGAGGCATCATTACTCCCCAAATCAGAATCTTTGCTAGATTTGATGAAGTCACAACGAGTGATGCTAAGAGGGTATTTCTCGTTACTCTTTAAGGAAGATTTGATCTCAGAAAAGGACTTCCCACCGTCACTTGATCCGTAAGTTTTATCAAAACAACGCGATTCTATATTTGAGCCGTCGTCTCCACCTTCTCCTTCTTTATAGTAGCTACATCTTACAATAAGatattgtttgtttgtgGGATGGGTAGCTAAATCACAATTAATAGCTGGTGATTCCTCTTCAGAATCCTCTATGGTTATAAGTTTCCACGATTTACCTTGATCATCGGTCATGTAGAAGTATGATCCGTGCATTGGAGTTGCAATTGCTCTGTCGTGTCTATTAAAGGGGTCCATATATACCCAATTGACATTCTCTTCAATgtctttgatcttttccCATTTTTCCCCAGCATCAAAACTAATGGCCAAGGAATCACCTTGCGTTCTAAGTAGAGTGTTAGAATCATCAAAACTCCATAAACCGATCGAATGTTCCGAAATAGTCTTTGTTACTCTGGGGGAAAATCCCTCCGCATTGATCAAGGGAAAGAGTAGTAATGTCAAAATGGCATATAGTTTATGAATGAGTATCATAAGGTCACACTCTTTTGGTCAGTTCGGGGCTCGTTTAAATGTTACGAAGCTGTATTTGTATATGATGCAGTgacggaaaaaaaagaaaaaggatgAGCCCAACTGGAAAAACAAGTGAAAAAGGCTTGCTTGAGAGAGATTAGCAGAATACAATAATACGTCCAGtttctgtctttttttatgCTTTTGCTGGGATAGGGTTCTTTAAAACTTGCAGCCATTTTCTGTCAACACCTCACTCGCGTTGGTACTACCAGTGCTAAAAATAGCCGCAGAACGTCAAACTATATAATCACTCATTAACAAAAGGGTGATGTCTATATAGTTTTATATACTCAAGCTACATGCAGTATGCAAGAGTACCTAGAAGCATTTGATTGTTCTTGCCTTTAGCATTGTGTAATTTTTATTAAGATGCAGTGTGATGCaaagatgttgaaaaatatctaaTAAAAAGGTAAACAGACAAGATACAAACTGTAATTGATgtagaaaacaataaaaaagccACATATAGGTCGATGCAATATGCCACCTAGTGGCCAAATACTACGTGATGAAAAGCCTGAAAATACTTTAAGATTTCTAACCTTTAATGTCAATGGTATAAGgactttttttcactatcaACCGTTTTCTCAAATGAATCAATCACTTGGATCTGTTTTCGAGTATTTTCAAGCAGATATAATAACATTCCAAGAActgaaaacagaaaaaaagtcCATTTTTAAATGGGGGAA encodes:
- a CDS encoding PEP1-like protein → MILIHKLYAILTLLLFPLINAEGFSPRVTKTISEHSIGLWSFDDSNTLLRTQGDSLAISFDAGEKWEKIKDIEENVNWVYMDPFNRHDRAIATPMHGSYFYMTDDQGKSWKLITIEDSEEESPAINCDLATHPTNKQYLIVRCSYYKEGEGGDDGSNIESRCFDKTYGSSDGGKSFSEIKSSLKSNEKYPLSITRCDFIKSSKDSDLGSNDASIICLYRNSGFPEGEYGDYGITITESQLFLTTDWGKSVKEFDQFKDKAVGSYDVLKSHVVILTQGDRYNKMSSMDIWISNDLSTFQLAHLPTQLRHTVQGQIYEDSIGRIIVPISRETNDKEDDKSITSKILISDSQGLKFTPFEWTNNEQFGHTNLAQPDFLKGTMIGSFSPSFSDHDGKGKEQRSNKKAKISVDNGATWANLKVVDPENADSFGCDITDPENCS